A portion of the Suricata suricatta isolate VVHF042 chromosome 11, meerkat_22Aug2017_6uvM2_HiC, whole genome shotgun sequence genome contains these proteins:
- the LOC115272447 gene encoding olfactory receptor 4P4-like, protein MENQNNVTEFILLGLSRNKKVQILCFLFFLLCYLAIWLGNLVIMASITRSQLINQPMYFFLNYLALSDLLYTSTVTPKLMTDLLTEKKVISYNNCMTQLFTTHFFGGVEVFIITGMAYDRYVAVCNPLHYAALMNRQRCNSILRASCAGGFLHSLGLFLLTIFLPFCGPNEIDHYFCDVYPLLKLACIDTHQIGFLVIANSGLMGLVIFVVLMASYCMILYNVRAYSAENRHKALSTCSSHITVVILFFAPVIFVYIRPATTLPEDKVFTLFYTIIVPMLNPLIYTLRNTEMKNAIRKVWCNGRFWKEK, encoded by the coding sequence ATGGAAAATCAGAATAATGTTACTGAATTTATTCTCTTGGGACTTTCTAGGAACAAGAAAGTCCAGAtcctctgctttttatttttcttactctgttACCTAGCTATCTGGCTGGGTAATCTGGTTATTATGGCTTCTATCACCCGCAGTCAGCTAATTAACcagcccatgtacttcttccttaaTTACCTTgccctctctgacctcctctaCACCTCCACTGTGACACCCAAACTAATGACTGACTTACTGACAGAGAAGAAGGTCATTTCCTATAATAACTGCATGACCCAGCTGTTTACCACACACTTCTTTGGAGGGGTCGAGGTCTTCATCATCACAGGAATGGCCTACGACCGCTATGTGGCCGTCTGCAACCCACTCCACTATGCCGCCCTCATGAATAGGCAAAGATGCAACTCAATTCTCAGAGCATCATGTGCGGGTGGGTTTCTGCACTCCCTTGGCCTGTTTCTTCTCACAATTTTTTTACCGTTCTGCGGTCCCAATGAAATAGATCACTATTTCTGCGATGTATATCCTTTGTTGAAACTGGCCTGCATTGATACACACCAAATTGGTTTCTTAGTCATTGCCAATTCCGGCTTGATGGGACTGGTGATCTTCGTGGTTTTGATGGCCTCCTACTGTATGATATTGTATAACGTGAGAGCGTATTCTGCAGAGAACCGCCACAAAGCACTTTCCACTTGCAGCTCCCACATCACAGTTGTGATCCTGTTTTTCGCACCTGTCATCTTTGTTTACATTAGACCTGCCACAACTTTACCGGAAGATAAAGTGTTCACCCTCTTCTACACAATTATTGTCCCCATGCTCAATCCTCTTATCTACACCCTTAGaaacacagagatgaaaaatgcCATAAGGAAAGTTTGGTGCAATGGAAGGTTTTGGAAAGAGAAGTAA
- the LOC115272448 gene encoding olfactory receptor 4P4-like has protein sequence MYREYIVTAKPASDESVEANAAYKSSPLIDQPMYFFLNNLALSDLCYTSTVTPKLVTDLLAESNMISYTSCMAQLFVMHFFGGIEILILTGMAYDRYVAICKPLRYTIIMNRQMCCTIVIASCTGAFLHSFFQCLLTINLPFCGPNEIDHYFCDVYPLLKLACTDTYRVGILVVANSGMMGLVTFVVLVLSYLLILYTIRAYPAESRTKALSTCSSHITVVVLFFVPVLFIYIRPAKTFPEDKVFALFYTIIAPMFNPLIYTFRNMEMKNALRKVWCQKLCFIGRQII, from the exons ATGAGTCTGTTGAAGCTAATGCCGCCTACAAAAGCAG CCCACTAATTGATCaacccatgtatttcttccttaatAACCTTGCACTCTCAGATCTGTGTTATACCTCAACAGTGACACCTAAGCTAGTCACCGACTTGCTGGCAGAAAGTAACATGATTTCTTATACAAGCTGTATGGCACAGCTTTTTGTCATGCATTTCTTTGGGGGGATTGAAATCCTTATCCTTACAgggatggcctatgaccgctatgtggccatctgcaagcccctGCGCTATACCATCATCATGAACAGGCAGATGTGCTGTACCATAGTCATTGCTAGCTGTACTGGGGcatttctgcattcttttttccAGTGTCTCCTTACCATCAATTTACCTTTCTGTGGCCCCAATGAAATAGATCACTACTTCTGTGATGTGTATCCTTTGCTGAAACTGGCCTGCACCGACACCTACAGAGTCGGGATCCTAGTGGTTGCCAATTCAGGCATGATGGGCTTGGTGACCTTCGTGGTCTTGGTGCTATCTTACTTATTGATATTATACACCATCAGGGCTTACCCTGCAGAGAGCCGCACCAAAGCTCTGTCCACCTGTAGTTCCCACATCACAGTTGTTGTTCTGTTCTTTGTGCCCGTTCTCTTCATTTACATTAGACCAGCCAAAACTTTCCCAGAAGATAAGGTGTTTGCTCTCTTCTACACCATCATTGCCCCCATGTTCAACCCTCTGATTTACACATTCAGAAACATGGAGATGAAGAATGCCTTGAGGAAAGTGTGGTGCCAGAAACTATGTTTCATTGGAAGGCAAATCATCTGA